A single genomic interval of Candidatus Binatia bacterium harbors:
- a CDS encoding DUF4168 domain-containing protein: protein MRQFILWNIVLAIVVGFLGPWSSRGTAVQNMPQGPSQELAMEQRPSEKTDFVSQRLQAFARTYVAIRRLIEEYELPVREGQKTEQARKLEREAVAKVEQTLDVYGFTPDSFQRTFALVNADDELRNKALELIAAEREKLQS, encoded by the coding sequence ATGAGACAATTCATTCTGTGGAACATCGTTCTCGCCATCGTCGTCGGCTTTTTGGGCCCGTGGTCCTCGAGGGGAACCGCGGTCCAAAATATGCCCCAGGGACCGTCCCAAGAACTGGCAATGGAACAGCGGCCCAGCGAAAAAACCGATTTCGTAAGCCAAAGACTGCAGGCGTTCGCCCGGACCTATGTGGCGATCCGCAGGCTGATCGAAGAGTATGAGCTTCCTGTGCGAGAGGGTCAGAAGACCGAGCAAGCTCGGAAGCTCGAGCGCGAGGCGGTGGCCAAGGTGGAGCAGACTCTCGACGTGTACGGTTTCACGCCGGACAGTTTTCAAAGGACCTTTGCGCTGGTGAATGCCGACGACGAGCTCCGGAACAAAGCGCTTGAGCTGATCGCCGCGGAGCGGGAGAAATTGCAGTCCTGA